Proteins encoded together in one Streptomyces umbrinus window:
- a CDS encoding MarR family winged helix-turn-helix transcriptional regulator has translation MSMDMTTVGDTGLLESLQHEVAVFARRAEQTRLGGVGQVRNSMDRAAYLLLNRLDKEGPMGVKALAASMGIDSSTVTRQVAPLVDTGLVKRTSHPEDGRAVVLQLSPRGLSRLEEVRSSRRQLMAELTQEWAPEEREAFCTLLTRFNLALSARMAASPSAEAPEPS, from the coding sequence ATGTCGATGGACATGACGACCGTCGGTGACACCGGTCTTCTCGAATCGCTGCAACACGAGGTGGCGGTGTTCGCCCGCCGTGCCGAACAGACCCGGCTCGGCGGGGTCGGCCAGGTGCGCAACTCCATGGACCGTGCCGCATACCTGCTGCTCAACCGCCTCGACAAGGAGGGGCCGATGGGCGTCAAGGCACTCGCCGCGAGCATGGGCATCGACTCGTCGACGGTCACCCGGCAGGTCGCCCCGCTCGTCGACACCGGGCTCGTCAAGCGCACCTCCCACCCGGAGGACGGACGTGCCGTGGTGCTCCAGCTGTCGCCGCGCGGGCTCTCCCGCCTGGAGGAAGTGCGGTCCTCAAGGCGCCAGTTGATGGCAGAGCTGACCCAGGAGTGGGCCCCCGAGGAGCGCGAGGCCTTCTGCACACTGCTCACCCGGTTCAACCTCGCGCTCTCCGCCCGCATGGCCGCATCCCCCTCCGCGGAGGCACCGGAGCCCTCCTGA
- a CDS encoding ABC transporter permease produces MSAVTDAVRTAAPGGSFGQSVRDSLVVAKRNLIRMTRIPEMILFGLIQPVMFVVLFTYVFGGSMQIGDTTNPDVYKNFLMAGIFAQTVTFATAGAGAGIADDMHKGLIDRFRSLPMARGAVLTGRTVADLVQTALTLLVLAMVALLVGWRPGSMEPTNFGKIMGGFGLLLLLGYAFTWIGALIGLSVRTPEAATSGGLIWLFPVTFLSNAFVDSSKMTPWLRHIADWNPFSATVQACRKLFGDPGLSTSGAWPMQHPVWASLIYSILIVVIFRTLAVRKYRSAAA; encoded by the coding sequence GTGAGCGCCGTCACCGACGCCGTGCGGACCGCTGCCCCGGGAGGCTCGTTCGGCCAGTCCGTCCGGGACTCCCTGGTCGTGGCCAAGCGGAATCTGATCCGCATGACCCGTATCCCCGAAATGATCCTGTTCGGGCTGATCCAGCCAGTGATGTTCGTGGTGCTGTTCACGTACGTCTTCGGCGGCTCGATGCAGATCGGCGACACCACCAACCCGGACGTCTACAAGAACTTCCTGATGGCCGGCATCTTCGCGCAGACCGTCACCTTCGCCACCGCGGGCGCCGGTGCGGGCATCGCGGACGACATGCACAAGGGCCTCATCGACCGGTTCCGCTCGCTGCCCATGGCGCGTGGCGCGGTACTGACCGGCCGCACCGTCGCGGACCTCGTCCAGACGGCCCTGACGCTGCTCGTCCTCGCGATGGTCGCGCTGCTCGTGGGCTGGCGTCCCGGCTCCATGGAGCCGACCAACTTCGGGAAGATCATGGGCGGCTTCGGCCTGCTCCTGCTGCTCGGGTACGCGTTCACCTGGATCGGCGCGCTGATCGGCCTGTCCGTGCGCACACCGGAGGCGGCGACCTCGGGTGGTCTGATCTGGCTCTTTCCGGTGACGTTCCTGTCCAACGCGTTCGTGGACTCCAGCAAGATGACGCCCTGGCTGCGCCACATCGCCGACTGGAACCCGTTCAGCGCGACCGTTCAGGCCTGCCGCAAGCTCTTCGGCGACCCCGGCCTGTCCACGTCCGGCGCCTGGCCCATGCAGCACCCGGTCTGGGCCTCGCTCATCTACTCGATCCTGATCGTCGTCATCTTCCGGACGCTGGCGGTGCGGAAGTACCGCTCGGCGGCTGCCTGA
- a CDS encoding tetratricopeptide repeat protein: protein MRDSHRAEAERLLVRAVEEEVRRSGGRADGGALLSRARAALDTMEQTATEEYEAFTSALDEAEVGRLTFGQRYAREGAGTPLLVAAVAALAAVVADLALGIGTGTAVAAGAVVGIAGAAATVAKVTASHLPAASRRAGALGQPGGPEQLRLAWLTALEVRGIRPFFDQQRVLIASTGAKKGAPQLRRTDKSAAARRRSVLEQSFGQLPEPVGPFAGRRQELLRVAQWVHAARASTETKPTVVVLYGAPGSGRSTLAVRAAHELKDQFRGACVVDLRGDSPEESPLTTRDALLHLLNRLGAPREQLLFRERSSQDQQVRRLAELYHKHLTGLPVTIVLNDASDVDQVRTLVPERSDSLVVVTARKPLDLPADLPAWVHQLAVEPLTAPGAEELLKAAAQDDSSPYDAESTDQVRELCGGLPLALRIAGSSLGPRTPSRLAGDLAAYGPVEPVERVLWLRYTDQSDTARRLLRRLALAGRASLGAAAAAALLATDEPEATRHLEALSRAGLIDHVRGSRYRLHDLVRAFAQARLLDEEEPSERTAAQERLIANYAELADSVIRLVDGKTSTRADQFGPHGFTSLDAALRWLDDESSFITAALRHAEGVNQATVLNLLGALCDYCLLRGDLYRLGEISELTQAVDQGLLVRSVQWRTGIAARQLGELDKARTQLASVVDLYFEAHHDAGAARALCSLGITLHHQGNLTEAAAKLQEAMDLQASPELSADRAWTMHALAAVERDRARLREALDLLTQALVLHREGESVHGEAWAHFQLGQLGLRMGDVPRAESELREALDLYGRTRDARGEAWALTQLARARLVDGDPSSAVDGLRQAASRHRDNEDSRGEAWTVYYLGQALEETGNLDQAVRELERSRTMFSRIRDVYGLACARHHSARVTRDQRAAQTGSLRNSGFARQLLVDARADFQRIGVAHGEAWTCLELAVVDAGNARTQPALTLCDEAASLFASYGDRRGEDWSRFLRCTLLPYASPGGVEVGTAVAQEELTQLSRTGHPTRDGKLDDYIEAYQLLLERGADLEAGWQAWRLGMVPNRHAREVMGVAVSARRV from the coding sequence ATGCGGGACAGCCATCGGGCGGAGGCCGAACGGCTGTTGGTGCGGGCCGTGGAGGAGGAGGTCCGGCGTTCGGGCGGGCGGGCCGACGGGGGCGCGCTGCTGTCGCGGGCACGGGCCGCTCTGGACACGATGGAGCAGACCGCCACGGAGGAGTACGAGGCGTTCACCTCGGCGCTGGACGAGGCGGAGGTGGGCCGGCTCACCTTCGGCCAGCGGTACGCCCGCGAGGGCGCCGGAACTCCCCTGCTGGTGGCCGCGGTTGCCGCGCTCGCGGCCGTCGTCGCGGACCTCGCGCTCGGCATCGGCACAGGCACTGCGGTGGCCGCCGGCGCGGTGGTCGGCATCGCGGGCGCCGCGGCCACGGTGGCGAAGGTGACGGCCTCCCATCTGCCGGCCGCGAGCCGCCGGGCGGGGGCCCTCGGCCAGCCCGGCGGCCCGGAGCAGCTGCGCCTGGCGTGGCTGACCGCCCTGGAGGTGCGCGGCATCCGGCCGTTCTTCGACCAGCAGCGCGTCCTCATCGCGTCCACCGGCGCGAAGAAGGGGGCGCCCCAGCTACGGCGTACGGACAAGAGCGCGGCGGCCCGCAGACGGAGTGTCCTGGAGCAGTCGTTCGGCCAACTTCCCGAGCCGGTCGGTCCGTTCGCGGGCCGTCGGCAGGAGCTGTTGCGCGTCGCGCAGTGGGTGCACGCGGCCCGGGCGAGCACGGAGACCAAACCGACGGTGGTCGTGCTGTACGGCGCGCCCGGCTCCGGCCGCAGCACCCTCGCCGTCCGGGCGGCGCACGAACTGAAGGACCAGTTCCGCGGCGCGTGCGTGGTGGACCTGCGCGGCGACAGCCCGGAGGAGTCGCCGCTGACGACCCGCGACGCTCTGCTGCACCTGCTCAACCGTCTCGGCGCACCCCGCGAGCAGCTGCTGTTCCGTGAGCGTTCCTCGCAGGACCAGCAGGTCAGGCGGCTCGCCGAGCTCTACCACAAGCATCTGACCGGCCTCCCGGTCACGATCGTGCTCAACGACGCGAGCGATGTGGACCAGGTGCGCACGCTCGTGCCCGAGCGCTCCGACAGCCTCGTCGTGGTCACCGCCCGCAAACCCCTCGACCTGCCCGCCGATCTCCCCGCCTGGGTGCACCAGTTGGCCGTGGAACCGCTGACCGCGCCCGGCGCCGAGGAGCTCCTGAAGGCGGCGGCACAGGACGACTCGTCCCCGTACGACGCCGAATCCACCGACCAGGTGAGGGAGTTGTGCGGCGGCCTCCCGCTGGCGCTGCGCATCGCGGGCTCGTCCCTCGGCCCGCGCACACCCAGCCGGCTCGCCGGCGACCTGGCGGCGTACGGACCGGTCGAGCCGGTCGAGCGGGTGCTGTGGCTGCGCTACACCGACCAGTCGGACACGGCGCGGCGGCTGCTGCGACGGCTCGCGCTGGCGGGCCGCGCCTCGCTGGGCGCGGCCGCGGCGGCCGCCCTGCTCGCGACGGACGAGCCGGAGGCGACCCGCCACCTGGAGGCACTCTCCCGCGCGGGCCTCATCGACCATGTACGCGGCAGCCGCTACCGCCTGCACGACCTCGTACGCGCCTTCGCGCAGGCCCGCCTCCTCGACGAGGAGGAGCCGTCCGAGCGCACGGCCGCGCAGGAACGTCTCATCGCGAACTACGCCGAGCTCGCGGACTCGGTGATCCGCCTGGTCGACGGCAAGACGTCCACCCGCGCCGACCAGTTCGGCCCGCACGGCTTCACCTCGCTGGACGCGGCCCTGCGCTGGCTGGACGACGAGTCGAGCTTCATCACGGCGGCCCTGCGGCACGCGGAGGGCGTCAACCAGGCGACTGTGCTCAACCTCCTGGGCGCGCTGTGCGACTACTGCCTGCTGCGCGGCGACCTCTACCGCCTGGGCGAGATCAGCGAGTTGACGCAGGCCGTCGACCAGGGACTGCTGGTGCGCTCGGTCCAGTGGCGCACGGGCATCGCGGCCCGCCAGCTCGGCGAGCTGGACAAGGCGCGTACGCAACTGGCCTCCGTGGTCGACCTCTACTTCGAGGCGCACCACGACGCGGGCGCGGCACGGGCGCTCTGCTCGCTCGGGATCACCCTCCACCACCAGGGCAATCTCACGGAGGCGGCGGCGAAGCTCCAGGAGGCCATGGACCTCCAGGCCTCCCCCGAGCTCTCGGCGGACCGCGCCTGGACGATGCACGCGCTGGCGGCCGTGGAACGGGACCGCGCGAGACTGCGCGAGGCGCTCGACCTCCTGACCCAGGCCCTGGTCCTGCACCGCGAGGGCGAGTCCGTGCACGGCGAGGCGTGGGCCCACTTCCAGCTCGGCCAGCTGGGTCTGCGCATGGGCGACGTACCGCGCGCCGAGTCCGAGCTCCGCGAGGCCCTCGATCTGTACGGCCGCACGCGCGACGCCCGCGGCGAGGCCTGGGCCCTCACCCAGCTCGCCCGGGCCCGCCTGGTCGACGGCGACCCGTCCTCGGCGGTGGACGGCCTGCGCCAGGCGGCCTCCCGCCACCGCGACAACGAGGACTCACGGGGCGAGGCCTGGACGGTCTACTACCTCGGCCAGGCCCTGGAGGAGACCGGCAACCTCGATCAGGCGGTCCGTGAACTGGAACGCTCACGTACGATGTTCTCCCGCATCCGAGACGTGTACGGACTCGCCTGCGCCCGCCACCACTCGGCCCGGGTCACCCGCGACCAGCGTGCCGCCCAGACCGGCTCCCTGCGGAACTCGGGCTTCGCCCGCCAGCTCCTGGTCGACGCACGGGCCGACTTCCAGCGGATCGGCGTCGCCCACGGCGAGGCCTGGACCTGCCTGGAACTGGCGGTGGTCGACGCCGGCAACGCCCGTACCCAGCCGGCCCTCACCCTCTGCGACGAGGCCGCGTCCCTCTTCGCCTCCTACGGCGACCGCCGCGGCGAGGACTGGTCCCGCTTCCTGCGCTGCACGTTGTTGCCGTACGCCTCCCCGGGCGGCGTGGAGGTCGGCACGGCGGTGGCCCAGGAGGAACTGACCCAGCTCTCCCGCACCGGCCACCCGACCCGCGACGGAAAGCTCGACGACTACATCGAGGCGTACCAACTGCTCCTGGAACGGGGGGCCGACCTGGAGGCCGGCTGGCAGGCATGGCGCCTGGGCATGGTGCCGAACCGGCATGCGCGGGAGGTCATGGGGGTGGCGGTGTCGGCCCGGCGGGTGTGA
- a CDS encoding DUF4307 domain-containing protein: protein MSTVQLPEGRYGRSTDGRADRRLRIIGAVLGAALLALVGYFAYYYVGGNKISAEIITYDLADTSVKVHLEVRKDADASGYCTIRSQAESGAEVGRADFRFDQDSTRIDKVVTLRTTAPGTTAELLGCHAD from the coding sequence ATGAGTACGGTGCAGCTGCCCGAGGGCCGGTACGGCCGCTCCACGGACGGACGCGCCGACCGCAGGCTCAGGATCATCGGTGCGGTGCTGGGGGCGGCCCTGCTCGCCCTGGTCGGCTATTTCGCGTACTACTACGTCGGCGGCAACAAGATCAGCGCCGAGATCATCACCTACGACCTCGCGGACACCTCGGTCAAGGTGCACCTGGAGGTCCGCAAGGACGCGGACGCGAGCGGCTACTGCACGATCCGCTCACAGGCCGAGAGCGGCGCCGAGGTGGGCCGCGCGGACTTCCGCTTCGACCAGGACTCCACCCGCATCGACAAGGTCGTCACCCTCCGCACGACGGCCCCCGGCACGACCGCGGAACTGCTCGGCTGCCACGCGGACTGA
- a CDS encoding thioredoxin domain-containing protein translates to MPNRLAHETSPYLLQHADNPVDWWPWSADAFEEARRSGKPVLLSVGYSSCHWCHVMAHESFEDQETADYLNAHFVSVKVDREERPDVDAVYMEAVQAATGQGGWPMTVFLTPDAEPFYFGTYFPPAPRQGSPSFRQVLEGVHSAWTDRRDEVTEVAEKIVRDLAGREIAFGDTQVPGEEDLAGALLGLTRDYDSGHGGFGRAPKFPPSMAVEFLLRHHARTGSEGALQMAADTCERMARGGIYDQLGGGFARYSVDREWVVPHFEKMLYDNALLCRVYAHLWRSTGSDLARRVALETADFMVRELRTNEGGFASALDADSDDGNGKHVEGAYYVWTPAQLREVLGEQDAELAADYFGVTEEGTFEEGASVLQLPQSEGVFDAERIASIRARLLEARGERPAPGRDDKVVAAWNGLAVAALAETGAYFDRPDLIEAALGAADLLVRLHLDEHARLARTSKDGRVGANAGVLEDYADVSEGFLALASVTGEGVWLEFAGFLLDHVLVQFTDEESGTLYDTAADAEKLIRRPQDPTDNATPSGWSAAAGALLSYAAQTGAEPHRAAAERALGVVKALGPRAPRFIGWGLATAEALLDGPREVAVVGPVDDPATKELHRAALLATAPGAVVAVGAPDSDELPLLAERLLVSGEPTAYVCRNFTCDAPTTDVDRLREALKR, encoded by the coding sequence ATGCCGAACCGACTGGCCCATGAGACGTCTCCCTACCTCCTCCAGCACGCCGACAACCCCGTTGACTGGTGGCCCTGGTCGGCCGACGCCTTCGAGGAGGCACGCAGGAGCGGCAAACCCGTGCTGCTGAGCGTCGGGTATTCGAGTTGCCACTGGTGCCACGTCATGGCGCACGAGTCCTTCGAGGACCAGGAGACCGCCGACTACCTCAACGCGCACTTCGTGAGCGTCAAGGTCGACCGGGAGGAGCGGCCCGACGTCGACGCCGTCTACATGGAGGCCGTGCAGGCGGCGACCGGGCAGGGCGGCTGGCCCATGACGGTCTTCCTCACACCCGACGCCGAGCCGTTCTACTTCGGCACCTACTTCCCGCCCGCGCCCCGGCAGGGGAGCCCCTCCTTCCGGCAGGTCCTCGAAGGTGTGCACAGCGCGTGGACCGACCGGCGGGACGAGGTCACGGAGGTCGCCGAGAAGATCGTGCGGGACCTGGCGGGCCGGGAGATCGCGTTCGGCGACACCCAGGTGCCCGGCGAGGAGGACCTGGCGGGGGCGCTGCTCGGCCTCACCCGGGACTACGACTCCGGCCACGGCGGCTTCGGCCGCGCGCCCAAGTTCCCGCCATCCATGGCCGTCGAGTTCCTGCTGCGGCATCACGCCCGCACAGGCTCCGAGGGCGCGCTGCAGATGGCCGCCGACACCTGCGAGCGGATGGCCCGCGGCGGCATCTACGACCAGCTCGGCGGCGGCTTCGCCCGCTACTCCGTCGACCGCGAGTGGGTCGTGCCGCACTTCGAGAAGATGCTGTACGACAACGCCCTGCTGTGCCGGGTGTACGCGCACCTGTGGCGGTCCACCGGGTCCGACCTCGCGCGCCGTGTCGCCCTGGAGACGGCCGACTTCATGGTCCGCGAACTCCGGACGAACGAGGGCGGGTTCGCCTCCGCCCTCGACGCCGACAGCGACGACGGGAACGGGAAGCACGTCGAGGGCGCGTACTACGTCTGGACGCCCGCGCAGCTCCGCGAGGTCCTCGGTGAGCAGGACGCCGAACTCGCCGCCGACTACTTCGGCGTGACCGAGGAGGGCACCTTCGAGGAGGGGGCCTCCGTCCTCCAGCTCCCGCAGAGCGAGGGCGTGTTCGACGCCGAGAGGATCGCCTCCATCCGTGCGCGGCTCCTCGAAGCACGCGGCGAACGCCCCGCCCCCGGCCGGGACGACAAGGTGGTCGCCGCCTGGAACGGTCTCGCCGTCGCGGCCCTCGCCGAGACCGGCGCGTACTTCGACCGCCCCGATCTGATCGAGGCGGCACTCGGCGCCGCCGACCTCCTCGTCCGGCTCCACCTGGACGAGCACGCCCGGCTCGCCCGTACCAGCAAGGACGGCCGCGTCGGCGCCAACGCGGGTGTGCTGGAGGACTACGCGGACGTCTCGGAGGGCTTCCTCGCGCTCGCCTCGGTGACCGGCGAGGGCGTCTGGCTGGAATTCGCCGGTTTCCTGCTCGACCACGTCCTCGTGCAGTTCACCGACGAGGAGTCAGGAACGCTGTACGACACGGCCGCCGACGCCGAGAAGCTCATCCGCCGCCCGCAGGATCCGACCGACAACGCCACGCCCTCCGGCTGGAGTGCGGCCGCCGGCGCTTTGCTGAGCTACGCGGCCCAGACCGGCGCCGAGCCCCACCGGGCCGCCGCGGAGCGGGCGTTGGGCGTCGTCAAGGCGCTCGGTCCGCGCGCCCCGCGCTTCATCGGCTGGGGTCTCGCCACGGCCGAGGCGCTGCTCGACGGGCCGCGTGAGGTCGCCGTGGTCGGACCGGTCGACGATCCGGCGACCAAGGAGCTCCACCGGGCGGCCCTCCTCGCCACCGCGCCCGGCGCGGTCGTCGCCGTGGGCGCTCCTGACAGTGACGAACTGCCTTTGCTCGCGGAACGATTGCTTGTGAGCGGTGAACCGACGGCGTATGTCTGCCGTAACTTCACTTGTGACGCTCCGACGACCGATGTCGACCGTCTCCGGGAGGCCCTCAAGCGCTGA
- the mca gene encoding mycothiol conjugate amidase Mca has protein sequence MTDQLRLMAVHAHPDDESSKGAATMAKYVSEGVDVLVVTCTGGERGSILNPKLQGDKYVEEHIHEVRKKEMDEAREILGVKQEWLGFVDSGLPEGDPLPPLPEGCFALEDVDKAAGELVRKIRAFRPQVITTYDENGGYPHPDHIMTHKISMVAFEGAADTEKYPESEFGPVFQPQKLYYNQGFNRPRTEALHNAMLERGLESPYGDWLKRWDEFERTERILTTHVPCADFYEIRDKALIAHATQIDPDGGWFRIPMDLQRKVWPTEEYELAKSLVDTSLPEDDLFAGIRDNA, from the coding sequence TTGACTGACCAGCTGCGACTGATGGCCGTCCACGCCCACCCCGACGACGAGTCGTCGAAGGGCGCGGCCACCATGGCGAAGTACGTGTCCGAGGGGGTGGACGTGCTGGTCGTGACCTGCACGGGCGGGGAGCGCGGCTCCATCCTCAATCCGAAGCTTCAGGGGGACAAGTACGTCGAGGAGCACATCCACGAGGTACGCAAGAAGGAGATGGACGAGGCCCGCGAGATCCTCGGCGTCAAGCAGGAGTGGCTCGGCTTCGTGGACTCGGGCCTGCCCGAGGGCGACCCGCTGCCGCCGCTGCCCGAGGGCTGCTTCGCCCTGGAGGACGTCGACAAGGCGGCCGGCGAGCTGGTCCGCAAGATCCGCGCCTTCCGTCCGCAGGTGATCACCACCTACGACGAGAACGGCGGGTATCCGCACCCGGACCACATCATGACCCACAAGATCTCGATGGTGGCGTTCGAGGGCGCGGCGGACACCGAGAAGTACCCGGAGTCGGAGTTCGGCCCGGTCTTCCAGCCGCAGAAGCTCTACTACAACCAGGGCTTCAACCGCCCGCGCACCGAGGCGCTGCACAACGCGATGCTGGAGCGCGGCCTGGAGTCTCCGTACGGGGACTGGCTGAAGCGCTGGGACGAGTTCGAGCGCACCGAGCGGATCCTGACGACGCACGTCCCGTGCGCCGACTTCTACGAGATCCGCGACAAGGCCCTCATCGCCCACGCCACGCAGATCGACCCCGACGGCGGCTGGTTCCGGATCCCGATGGACCTCCAGCGGAAGGTCTGGCCGACGGAGGAGTACGAGCTCGCGAAGTCCCTCGTCGATACCTCCCTCCCCGAGGACGACCTCTTCGCGGGCATCCGCGACAATGCCTGA
- a CDS encoding ATP-binding cassette domain-containing protein, translating into MPGAIYAEGLVKTFGDVRALDGVDLDVPEGTVLGLLGPNGAGKTTTVRCLTTLLRPDSGKAVVAGIDVLKQPNEVRRSIGLSGQFAAVDEYLTGRENLHMVGQLYQMRAKQAKVRAVELLEQFHLTDAADRPAKTYSGGMRRRLDLAAALVVSPPVMFMDEPTTGLDPRNRQQLWEVIKDLVSGGTTLLLTTQYLEEADHLAHEIAVVDHGRVIARGTADQLKARTGGERVEVVVHEREHIETASEVLRGFGKGDTTVEQHTRKLTVPVTGGAKLLAEVIRELDTRGIEIDDIGLRRPTLDDVFLSLTGHHAEAEEQENGTDEDAKGRKDKKEAAK; encoded by the coding sequence ATGCCAGGCGCCATCTACGCCGAAGGCCTGGTGAAGACCTTCGGCGACGTAAGGGCTCTGGACGGCGTCGACCTCGATGTCCCGGAGGGCACCGTCCTCGGCCTGCTCGGGCCGAACGGCGCGGGAAAGACCACCACGGTCCGCTGCCTCACCACCCTGCTCCGGCCCGACAGCGGCAAGGCCGTCGTCGCAGGCATCGACGTGCTGAAGCAGCCGAACGAGGTGCGGCGCTCGATCGGCCTGTCCGGCCAGTTCGCCGCGGTCGACGAATACCTGACGGGCCGCGAGAACCTCCACATGGTCGGCCAGCTCTACCAGATGCGGGCGAAGCAGGCGAAGGTCCGCGCGGTCGAGCTCCTTGAGCAGTTCCACCTCACGGACGCCGCCGACCGCCCCGCCAAGACGTACTCCGGCGGTATGCGCCGCCGGCTCGACCTCGCGGCGGCGCTCGTCGTCTCGCCGCCGGTCATGTTCATGGACGAGCCGACGACCGGCCTCGACCCGCGCAACCGCCAGCAGTTGTGGGAGGTCATCAAGGACCTGGTCTCGGGCGGTACGACACTGCTGCTCACCACCCAGTACCTCGAAGAGGCCGACCACCTCGCGCACGAGATCGCCGTGGTCGACCACGGCCGCGTCATCGCCCGGGGAACCGCCGACCAGCTCAAGGCCCGCACCGGCGGCGAGCGAGTCGAGGTCGTCGTGCACGAGCGCGAGCACATCGAGACGGCGTCCGAGGTGCTGCGCGGCTTCGGCAAGGGCGACACCACCGTCGAGCAGCACACCCGCAAGCTGACCGTCCCCGTCACCGGTGGCGCGAAGCTCCTCGCGGAGGTCATCCGCGAGCTGGACACCCGCGGCATCGAGATCGACGACATCGGTCTGCGCCGCCCCACCCTCGACGACGTCTTCCTCTCGCTGACAGGCCACCACGCCGAGGCGGAGGAGCAGGAGAACGGCACGGACGAGGACGCCAAGGGCCGCAAGGACAAGAAGGAGGCCGCCAAGTGA
- the greA gene encoding transcription elongation factor GreA yields the protein MTQTSENVTWLTQEAYNQLKAELDHLSGPARTEIAAKIAAAREEGDLRENGGYHAAKEEQGKQELRVRQLTQLLENAKVGEAPAADGAVAPGMVVTIAFDGDKDDTLTFLLASREYASASIETYSPQSPLGSGVNGKKIGQDAEYELPNGKLASVTILEAKPYAA from the coding sequence GTGACCCAGACCAGCGAGAACGTCACCTGGCTGACCCAGGAGGCGTACAACCAGCTCAAGGCCGAGCTGGATCACCTGTCTGGTCCTGCGCGCACGGAGATCGCCGCCAAGATCGCGGCTGCGCGCGAGGAGGGCGATCTGCGCGAGAACGGCGGGTACCACGCGGCCAAGGAGGAGCAGGGCAAGCAGGAGCTCCGTGTGCGCCAGCTGACCCAGCTCCTGGAGAACGCCAAGGTCGGCGAGGCCCCGGCGGCCGACGGCGCGGTCGCGCCCGGCATGGTCGTGACCATCGCCTTCGACGGCGACAAGGACGACACGCTCACGTTCCTGCTCGCCTCGCGTGAGTACGCGAGCGCGAGCATCGAGACGTACTCGCCGCAGTCCCCGCTGGGCTCCGGCGTGAACGGGAAGAAGATCGGCCAGGACGCCGAGTACGAACTGCCGAACGGCAAGCTGGCCTCGGTGACGATCCTGGAGGCCAAGCCGTACGCCGCGTAG
- the ilvA gene encoding threonine ammonia-lyase produces MSYRTADSLPLVTLDDVRGAQKMLAGVARMTAMEGSRHLSRLVGAPVHFKCENLQRTGSFKLRGAYVRIAGLLPEERAAGVVAASAGNHAQGVALASSLLGVRSTVFMPKGAPLPKVAATRHYGAEVRAHGTVVDETLAAAQEYAAETGAVFIHPFDHPDIIAGQGTVGLEILEQCPEVRTIVVGIGGGGLAAGIAVAVKALRPDVRIVGVQAAGAAAYPPSLAAGRPLSIENPATMADGIKVGRPGDVPFGIIGDLVDEVRTVSENDLSSALLLCLERAKLVVEPAGASPVAALLSEPEAFEGPVVALLSGGNVDPLLMQRILRHGMAAGGRYLAVTLRLTDRPGALATLLGVLSVVDANVLDVSHVRTDPRLGLTEVEVELHLETKGPEHCAEVNSALRKAGYTVID; encoded by the coding sequence ATGAGCTACCGCACGGCTGACTCCTTGCCGCTGGTGACCCTCGACGATGTACGCGGCGCCCAGAAGATGCTCGCGGGCGTGGCGCGGATGACCGCCATGGAGGGCAGCAGGCACCTGTCCCGGCTGGTGGGCGCGCCGGTCCACTTCAAATGCGAGAACCTCCAGCGGACGGGTTCGTTCAAACTGCGCGGCGCGTACGTGCGGATCGCCGGGCTGCTTCCCGAGGAGCGGGCCGCGGGCGTGGTCGCGGCGAGCGCGGGGAACCACGCGCAGGGCGTCGCCCTCGCCTCTTCCCTGCTGGGTGTGCGCTCCACGGTGTTCATGCCCAAGGGCGCCCCGCTGCCGAAGGTCGCGGCGACCCGGCACTACGGCGCCGAGGTGCGCGCGCACGGCACGGTGGTGGACGAGACGCTGGCCGCCGCCCAGGAGTACGCGGCCGAGACGGGCGCCGTCTTCATCCACCCCTTCGACCATCCCGACATCATCGCCGGTCAGGGCACCGTCGGCCTGGAGATCCTGGAGCAGTGCCCCGAGGTGCGCACGATCGTCGTCGGGATCGGCGGCGGCGGTCTCGCCGCGGGCATCGCGGTCGCCGTGAAGGCGCTGCGGCCGGACGTACGGATCGTGGGGGTGCAGGCGGCGGGCGCGGCCGCGTACCCGCCCTCGCTGGCGGCCGGGCGCCCGCTGTCCATCGAGAACCCCGCGACGATGGCCGACGGCATCAAGGTCGGGCGGCCCGGCGACGTGCCGTTCGGGATCATCGGCGACCTGGTGGACGAGGTCCGTACGGTCTCCGAGAACGATCTGTCCAGCGCGCTGCTGCTCTGCCTGGAGCGGGCCAAGCTGGTCGTCGAGCCGGCCGGCGCGAGTCCCGTCGCGGCGCTGCTGAGCGAGCCGGAGGCCTTCGAGGGCCCGGTCGTGGCGCTGCTGTCCGGCGGGAACGTGGACCCGCTGCTGATGCAGCGCATCCTGCGCCACGGCATGGCCGCGGGCGGCCGCTACCTGGCGGTCACGCTGCGGCTGACCGATCGTCCCGGGGCTCTGGCCACACTTCTCGGGGTGTTGTCAGTGGTGGACGCTAACGTCCTCGATGTGAGCCACGTACGGACCGACCCACGGCTCGGGCTCACGGAGGTGGAGGTCGAGCTGCACCTGGAGACCAAGGGACCGGAGCACTGTGCCGAGGTGAACTCCGCGCTGCGGAAGGCGGGTTACACGGTCATCGACTGA